AAGATTTATATGATAATAAATTTGCCACAGGTACAAAAGTAGAAATCAGAATGCCCTACAAAAAGAAATATTAATCCTGTTCACAAATCCAAATTGAGTTTCACAAACTCATTTGTATTCTTCTATATAGTCATCTGTATTCTTGTTGAAGATTATTTATTCAACAATGCTCAAAAAAAATAGCTTCCTTCTGGCGATCCTAATTTCGTTCAATGTTTTTTCTCAAGAAAAATCGATTGACAGCCTTATCACCGCTCTAAATAATAATGTAAACCAAGATACTATAAGGGTTAATTCCTTGATCAAAATAGCTTATTATTATATAGATAGAGACATGGAGAAAGTACTACCTTATCTTCAGGAAGCACTCAAAATATCTAAAACTATAGATGCTAAATATCACAGCGTAAGTATACAAAATGAAATGGCTCGATATTATAGAGCTAAGGGAGTATGGGATAATGCGATGAAACAAGCTATTATTGCTAAAAAAGAAGCAGATGCTTTTGGTACAAAACAGCAAAAACTAATAGCAAATAGTGGTTTGCAAATTGTATATGCCAATTCTGGAGATGATAAAAAAAGTATAGAATTAGCTTTAGAAAATTTGACATTAACCGAGAAAGATCCTCCTTCTCCTGCAAGAGCCAGAACATATTTTGATATTGGAAATCTCTATTTAAAACTTAGAAAATTAGATCAAACCGAACAATATTATACCAAAGGTATTCTAATGTGTCGTGAAGTAGGGTTTAAACCCGGGGAAATGGTAATGAAAATGTCTTTAAGCAACTTATATAAAATGCAAAAAAGATATGAGAAGGCATTGGAGTTTATTAATGAACCGTTAGTATATTATATAAAAACAAAACAGACCGTGCGTATAGGCAGTGCTTATATGCAGATGGCTCAAATCAAATCTTTGCAAGGAAAACATGAAGAATCTGTCCCTATATATTTAAAAGCATTACAAAATTATGAAGATTCGGGAGCTAGTTTACACTTTAAAAAGCATATCCTTCAAAATTTATTTATAGCTTATAGCATATTGCAGGATCAGGAAAAGGCTACAGAATTTAATACGGCATACAAGAAGTTAAAGGATTCTATAGATTCGAATGAACGTAAAGCACTTACCGAAAAACTAAAGGTAGCTTACGAAACAGATAAAATAGCAGCCCAAAAAGATGCTGCAGAAACCAAAACCAAACTTGCGGAGGCTACATCAAGACAAAATAAAAATTACTTTATTGGAGCCATTATTATTGCAATTTTAATATTAATGAGTGCATTGTTTTTAATTGGAAGATTACGTGCCAGAAAGAAAATGGAATTAATAACCTTAGAATTTCAAGAAACCCAAAAACGACTAGAGATAGAAAAGCAATATAAAGAAAGCGAATTAAAAGCTTTAAAATCTCAAATGAATCCTCATTTTATATTTAATTCTCTCAATTCTATTCAGGATTTAATCCTTCAGCAAAATACAGATTCTTCTTATGATTATATCGTTTTGTTTGCGCAGTTGGTTAGAAACACCTTAAACTATTCTAGTAAAAATTTTATAGCAATAGAAAAAGAACTAGAGTTCTTAGACGTATACCTTCAACTAGAGAAATTGAGATTCGAAGATGATTTTACATACACTATACAAAGCATAAATACAGAGGGCTTATCTGTACTCTCTTTAATAGTACAACCCTTTATAGAAAATGCATTACTACACGGCTTGCTACATAAAGCAGGTAAAAAACAACTTACTATAGATTTTACTTTTACAGATCACTTGTTATGTACTATTATCGATAATGGTATTGGTAGAAAAGAAGCAAAGAAAATCCAGAAGCGACAAGGTAATCACCATGAATCTTTTGCACTAAATGCTATAGAACAGCGATTAGAAATCCTAAAAGATCAGTATGGTAGAGATGTGGGGTACCAGATATTTGATTTATATAATGATCAATTGGCTATGGGTACCAGAGTAGAAATCAGAATGCCATATCAAAAAGAGTATTAGTGCTATTTTATGTAAAGAGAGATTATAGAGTAATCTAGTTGCATAAAGATGATAACTGCAAATTATTACATATCGTAAAAGAGATATTACAGAAGAGATTAATCAGATAGTAGACTATAAACTCGCCTTTATAATTTTTGATAGACTTCTCAGTAATATAAATAATTAGGGTATTCGATGTGATATTTTACATCTCATGTTATCAGTAGATTACCTCGTTTTACAATAGATTATTTCCATTCACAAACTCAAATAGCGTTTCACAAACTCATTTGTTTGCTTCTGCATAGTTGTCTGTATTCTTGCCAATGATTAGTAATTCAAAAAATTAAAATATGGTAAAACAACTACTCCTATTTAAATATTTATATCAGAATGTATTGCATTTTTCTAAACCAAAACATAGCTATATCGCTGTTTTAGTAATTGGTAACTATTTGGAGACAAAACATTCTTAAAAAACAATTAGAAGGAATCCCTTCCTTTTCTAACACTCTCAAGTATACATCGAAAACAAAAATCAAAAAAAGTAACCCATAATAATGAGAAACTGTACTATGAAAACAATTAAATTACTTTTGCTAGGTATAGTAATACTAGCACTATCTTGTAGTAAAGATGATGATGCTGCACCACCAGTTAATAAAGCCCCAGAGATCAAGGCGCAATCCTTTACCGTATCAGAATCAGCAACAGATACAGATGTATTTGGTACCGTAAAAGCAACCGATGCAGACAAAGATGCATTAAGCTATAGCATTACTGCAAACAGTGATAACCTATTCGAGATCACAAAAGCAGGAGCATTAAGTTTGGCAGCAGGCAAAACATTGGATTTTGAAACCAAAACAACTTATGAGATTACTGTAGAAGTAACCGATGGTAAAGCCAAAGCAGCTGCAAAAATAACGATTACCGTGACAGATGTAAACGAAAATCAACCACCAGTGATTGATGATCAAACATTTACAGTAGCCGAAGATATTACAAATACTGTTATTGATGTCGTAACCGCAACAGATCCGGAAGGGGATACATTAACCTATAGAGTTGAAAGTAATGATAATAACTTATTTGAAATTACAGGAGATGGGATACTAAGTCTTGCCCCTAATAAGGTTTTGGATTACGAATCAAATACTAACCATTCAATTACCATAACAGTTTCTGATGGAAATGGAGGAGAAAGTTCTGCTCAAATACTCATTAATGTAACAGATGTTTTAGAAGCAGGGAGTGAAGGATTTCGAGTACGTACTCTAGCTGGTAATGGCACACTTGGTTTTACAAACGGTACAGGTACATCAGCACAGTTTTCGACTCCAATAGGGGTAGATGTTGATAGTAATGGTAATATCTACATAGTAGATCGAAACAATAATGTTATTCGCAAAATTACCCCTGCAGGGGTAGTGAGTACTTTTGCAGGAAGTACTTATGGGTATGCAGATGGTACTGGTGCCGCAGCAAAGTTTCGCGCTCCATACGGTATAGCAATAGATGCAAATGATAACATATATGTAGGAGATTACTTTAATCACCGTATTCGTAAAATAACTCCAGCAGGTGTAGTCACTACGCTAGCAGGTTCTGGTGTTGTAGGTTCTGCAGATGGTACGAGTACCGTTGCACAGTTTAATGAACCTTATGGGTTGGATGTAGATAGTAATGGCAATGTTTATGTAGCAGACTATGGAAACAACCGTATTCGTAAAATTACTCCCGCTGGTGTAGTGACTACACTTGCAGGAAGCTCTCGTGGCTTTGCAGATGGCACAGGTACTGCAGCGATGTTTAAAGCTCCACATGATGTTGCAGTAGATAATAATGATAACGTATATGTAACAGATGGCTTTAATCACCGTATTCGTAAAATCACTCCAGCAGGTGTAGTTACTACGTTTGCAGGAACTAATCAAGGTTTTGCAGACGGTACAGGTACGCAAGCGAGGTTTAATACCCCAGAAGGTATAACTATTGATAATTCAGGAAATCTATATGTAACCGATAGGAGTAATCACTGTATCCGCAAGATTACATCTACAGGTGTTGTAAGTATTCTTGCAGGGTCAAATGATTTTGGATTTGTAAATGGTACCGGAGCAACAGCGCGATTCAGACAACCCGCTGGGATTACAGTGAATGGATCTGGAGTTTTTTATGTCACAGATGAATCAAATCACAGTGTTCGTAAAATAGAACCTTTTTCAAATAATTAAAAACAGAGTATGAAAACAATAAAACTACTGTTGCTTTTTGTAGCAATACTGGCACTATCATGTAGTAAAGATGATGATGCAACGACCACTCTGGTTAATAAAGCACCAGAAATTACGGCGCAGTCTTTTAACGTATCAGAATCGGCAGCAGATGCAGATGTATTTGGTACCGTAAAAGCTACCGATGCAGACAAAGACGAGTTAAGCTATAGCATTATTGCAAACAGTGATGATCTATTCGAAATCACTAAAGCAGGAGCACTAAGCCTGATAGCAGGAAAAACATTAGATTTTGAAACCAAAGCTTCTCATGAGATCACTGTAGAAGTAACCGATGGTGAAGCTAAAGCAGCTGCAAAAATAACGATTGCTGTTATCGATGTAGATGAAAACATGCCACCCGTTATTGTGGATCAAACGTTTAGTGTAGCAGAAAATCCAACATCAAGTACTGTACTTGGAACCGTAGTTGCTACAGATCCCAATGGTGATACGCTAACGTATACACTTACTAACTCTATTGGTACAGTAGCCATATTTGAAATTACAGGTAATGAGATCAAGCTAAAATCAGGTGTTTTAAATTATGAAGATTTTACAAAACATAATGTTACTGTTACTGTAGATGATGGTACACTTACGGCATCTGCTCAGATTACTATTAATGTTACAGATGTAAATGAAGCGCCAACATTCCCGGATCGGAATTATACTTTTAGTCAACCAGAAGATATTGATGATACGGTTATTATTGCTACGGTAACGGCTATAGATCCTGAAGGGGATAATCTAATTTATACGCTTAATAATAACCCAGGCAGTCTTTTTGAGATCAACAGTGCTGGAGAAATTAGTTTATCAACAGGGAAGTTTCTAGATTATGAAAACCAAACCAGTCATACCATAACAGTGCAAGCAACCGATGGAAACCTTACTGCCTTGCAGCATGGAGTGCAAATTAATGTAACCGATGTAACTGATGTAAGTGTAACTACTGTAGGAGCATTACCTAACGGAGGTGTTCCTCAATTTTATAATACTCCAATTGGAATTGCTATAGATGGGTCTGGAAATATATATGTAGCGGATTATGCTAATCATCGTATTCGTAAGGTCAATACAAATGGTACGGTAACTATTCTTGCAGGAGGTTCTCAGGGATATGCGGATGGTACAGGAACTGCAGCTCGCTTTAATTTTCCTTACGGAGTAGCAGTAGACGGAGGGGGTAATGTATACGTAACCGATCGAAACAATTATCGTATTCGCAAGATTACTCCGGGAGGAGTAGTAACTACTTTGGCTGGGTCTACTCAGGGATATGCAAATGGTACAGGGACTGCAGCTCGATTTAATCACCCTACGGGAATAGTTGTTGATGGATCAGGGAACATTTTTGTGTCGGATTGGTCTAATCATAGTATTCGTAAAATTACTCCAACAGGAGTAGTCTCAACTTTTGCAGGATTAAATGAAGGTTTTGCTGATGGGACAGGTACTACGGCTCGATTTGATAATCCTGCAGGGTTGGCTGTAGATAGTTCAGGAAATATATATGTAGCCGATGAAAGTAATAGTCGCATCCGTAAAATTACTCCATCCGGAGTAGTATCTACAATAGCAGGATCTAATGATGGGTATGCAGATGGTACGGGTACATCAGCCCGGTTTTTTAAACCTACTGGAGTAGCTATAGATGGATCAGGTAATTTATATGTGGCCGATAGGATAAATCATCGTATTCGTAAAATCACTTCAGCTGGAGTAGTATCTACTTTGGCAGGATCTATTAGAGGTTGGGCCGATGGGATAGGTACAGTAGCACAATTTAATCTTCCTTCAGGAATAGTTGTTGATGGATCAGGAACTGTATACGTTGCTGATGAACGCAATCACTTCCTCCGTAAGATTGTCATTCAATAAACCCAAAAAATATATGAATTCAATCCACATCTCAAGTTTCAGGACTTGAGGTGTAGATTGATGTTTAATAAGACAATGATATACCCAAAATTTAGACTATAACAAAATGAAAAATAGAAACAAAATCTTCATGCTTTTTGCTATTGGAGTAGTATTACTTCTTAATAGTTGTAGCAAAGATGATGAGGCAACAACGATAATAACTCCGCCAGCCAATACAGCACCAGAAATTAAAGCGCAATCCTTTAACGTATCAGAGTCAGCAACAGATACAGATGTATTTGGTACCGTAAAAGCTACCGATGTAGACAAAGAGGAGTTAAGCTATAGTATTACTGCAAATAGCGATGACTTATTTGAAATTACTAAAGCTGGAGCACTAAGCCTGGTAGCAGGAAAAACATTGGATTTTGAAACCAAAACGACTCATGAGATTACGGTAGAAGTAACCGATGGTAAAGCCAAAGCGGTTGCAAAAATAACGATTACTGTTATTGATATAGATGAAAACATGCCACCTGTTATTGCTAACCAAACGTTTAGTGTAGCAGAAAATCCAGCATTAAATACTATACTGGGAACCGTAGTTGCTACCGATCCAAATAATGATGATCTTACCTACACGCTTACTAACCCAATAGGGAGTTTAGCCATGTTTGAGATAGTAGGTAATGAAATCAAACTAAAATCAGGATTTTTAGATTATGAAACGCTTACAAGTCATACGATAACAGTTATTGCAAATGATGGAACATTTACAACATCTGCACAGGTTACTATTACGGTTACAAATGTAAATGAAGCCCCTGTTTTTGGGAATAGCTCTACTACATTTTCTGCTGCTGAAAATATAGCAGAAACTGTTGTTATAGGTACTTTGAGTGCGACAGACGAAGATGGTGATACGGTTAACTATAGGTTGGCTAATAATGTACACAGTGATAATTTTGAAATTGATGTGAATACTGGTGAAATAAGCCTAAAATCTGGAGGGAGTTTAGATTTTGAAACCAGAATAAGTTACTCATTCCAAGCTCATGTAAGTGACGGAACATTAAGCGCGACCCCCGTTACAGTAACCATAAACGTGACCAATGTTTCTGATGTAAATGTAGGGAGCATTTTAGCTCTTAATAAACTGCAAACGGGAATAGTGGTAGATGCTTCGGGAAATATATATGTAGCAGACACTAGAAAACACCGTATTCTGAAATATCTTTCTTCTGGAGGAACTACGACTATTGCAGGATCAGGAGTTGCCGGGTTTGCAGATGGTAGCGGTATAACCGCTCAGTTTGATAACCCTAATGGTTTGGCCATAGATGCCACAGGAAACATTTATGTAGCAGATACCAATAATCATCGAATTAGAAAAATTACTCCTGCCGGAGTAGTATCTACTATTGCAGGATCGGGTATTAGCGGTTTTGTAAATGGTACAGGTACCGCGGCTCAGTTTGATTCTCCGTATGGGATAGATGTACGTGCAAACGGAGATCTATATGTGGCAGATACTGGTAATCATAGTATCCGCTATATTAATACAGCTGGTGTAGTATATACTC
The sequence above is a segment of the Aquimarina spinulae genome. Coding sequences within it:
- a CDS encoding cadherin domain-containing protein; the encoded protein is MKTIKLLLLGIVILALSCSKDDDAAPPVNKAPEIKAQSFTVSESATDTDVFGTVKATDADKDALSYSITANSDNLFEITKAGALSLAAGKTLDFETKTTYEITVEVTDGKAKAAAKITITVTDVNENQPPVIDDQTFTVAEDITNTVIDVVTATDPEGDTLTYRVESNDNNLFEITGDGILSLAPNKVLDYESNTNHSITITVSDGNGGESSAQILINVTDVLEAGSEGFRVRTLAGNGTLGFTNGTGTSAQFSTPIGVDVDSNGNIYIVDRNNNVIRKITPAGVVSTFAGSTYGYADGTGAAAKFRAPYGIAIDANDNIYVGDYFNHRIRKITPAGVVTTLAGSGVVGSADGTSTVAQFNEPYGLDVDSNGNVYVADYGNNRIRKITPAGVVTTLAGSSRGFADGTGTAAMFKAPHDVAVDNNDNVYVTDGFNHRIRKITPAGVVTTFAGTNQGFADGTGTQARFNTPEGITIDNSGNLYVTDRSNHCIRKITSTGVVSILAGSNDFGFVNGTGATARFRQPAGITVNGSGVFYVTDESNHSVRKIEPFSNN
- a CDS encoding cadherin domain-containing protein: MKTIKLLLLFVAILALSCSKDDDATTTLVNKAPEITAQSFNVSESAADADVFGTVKATDADKDELSYSIIANSDDLFEITKAGALSLIAGKTLDFETKASHEITVEVTDGEAKAAAKITIAVIDVDENMPPVIVDQTFSVAENPTSSTVLGTVVATDPNGDTLTYTLTNSIGTVAIFEITGNEIKLKSGVLNYEDFTKHNVTVTVDDGTLTASAQITINVTDVNEAPTFPDRNYTFSQPEDIDDTVIIATVTAIDPEGDNLIYTLNNNPGSLFEINSAGEISLSTGKFLDYENQTSHTITVQATDGNLTALQHGVQINVTDVTDVSVTTVGALPNGGVPQFYNTPIGIAIDGSGNIYVADYANHRIRKVNTNGTVTILAGGSQGYADGTGTAARFNFPYGVAVDGGGNVYVTDRNNYRIRKITPGGVVTTLAGSTQGYANGTGTAARFNHPTGIVVDGSGNIFVSDWSNHSIRKITPTGVVSTFAGLNEGFADGTGTTARFDNPAGLAVDSSGNIYVADESNSRIRKITPSGVVSTIAGSNDGYADGTGTSARFFKPTGVAIDGSGNLYVADRINHRIRKITSAGVVSTLAGSIRGWADGIGTVAQFNLPSGIVVDGSGTVYVADERNHFLRKIVIQ
- a CDS encoding cadherin domain-containing protein, with the translated sequence MKNRNKIFMLFAIGVVLLLNSCSKDDEATTIITPPANTAPEIKAQSFNVSESATDTDVFGTVKATDVDKEELSYSITANSDDLFEITKAGALSLVAGKTLDFETKTTHEITVEVTDGKAKAVAKITITVIDIDENMPPVIANQTFSVAENPALNTILGTVVATDPNNDDLTYTLTNPIGSLAMFEIVGNEIKLKSGFLDYETLTSHTITVIANDGTFTTSAQVTITVTNVNEAPVFGNSSTTFSAAENIAETVVIGTLSATDEDGDTVNYRLANNVHSDNFEIDVNTGEISLKSGGSLDFETRISYSFQAHVSDGTLSATPVTVTINVTNVSDVNVGSILALNKLQTGIVVDASGNIYVADTRKHRILKYLSSGGTTTIAGSGVAGFADGSGITAQFDNPNGLAIDATGNIYVADTNNHRIRKITPAGVVSTIAGSGISGFVNGTGTAAQFDSPYGIDVRANGDLYVADTGNHSIRYINTAGVVYTHAGTGTSGLVNGSATTAQFNEPIDVVIGLSTNLYIADASNHVIRQITDTGSVLTLAGSTQGYADGVGTVAQFSSPYGVTRDTNGNIYVADKDNHRIRKITPAGVVSTYAGSGTMGLVNGNAAVAQFNESINLCIDGSGTIFVTDYNNDYIRKIFVQ
- a CDS encoding histidine kinase — encoded protein: MEKVLPYLQEALKISKTIDAKYHSVSIQNEMARYYRAKGVWDNAMKQAIIAKKEADAFGTKQQKLIANSGLQIVYANSGDDKKSIELALENLTLTEKDPPSPARARTYFDIGNLYLKLRKLDQTEQYYTKGILMCREVGFKPGEMVMKMSLSNLYKMQKRYEKALEFINEPLVYYIKTKQTVRIGSAYMQMAQIKSLQGKHEESVPIYLKALQNYEDSGASLHFKKHILQNLFIAYSILQDQEKATEFNTAYKKLKDSIDSNERKALTEKLKVAYETDKIAAQKDAAETKTKLAEATSRQNKNYFIGAIIIAILILMSALFLIGRLRARKKMELITLEFQETQKRLEIEKQYKESELKALKSQMNPHFIFNSLNSIQDLILQQNTDSSYDYIVLFAQLVRNTLNYSSKNFIAIEKELEFLDVYLQLEKLRFEDDFTYTIQSINTEGLSVLSLIVQPFIENALLHGLLHKAGKKQLTIDFTFTDHLLCTIIDNGIGRKEAKKIQKRQGNHHESFALNAIEQRLEILKDQYGRDVGYQIFDLYNDQLAMGTRVEIRMPYQKEY